The following proteins are encoded in a genomic region of Bernardetia sp. MNP-M8:
- a CDS encoding ATP-binding cassette domain-containing protein, translating into MSEIFYKVQKDIRNYHKKSILTTSLEKENTIVISAENIGKRFEREWIFRKLSCHFCSKQPTAIVGSNGSGKSTLIKTLVGYLPLSEGNLVYSFDSKTDKKIIQKEDWQSHISWAAPYTELIEEFTLLEQLKFHQSFKSFDIEIEEIIEKLGFSNTKSKTIRFFSSGMKQKLKLALAIYSDAKIVFLDEPTSNLDKQNSEWYLQEINTVFGKKTLIIASNQESEYYFCSQIIDIQNLKP; encoded by the coding sequence ATGTCAGAAATCTTTTACAAGGTGCAGAAGGATATAAGAAATTATCATAAAAAAAGTATTTTGACTACGTCCTTAGAAAAAGAAAACACCATTGTTATTTCTGCAGAAAATATAGGAAAAAGATTCGAAAGAGAATGGATTTTTCGAAAACTTTCTTGTCATTTTTGCAGCAAACAACCTACAGCTATCGTAGGGAGTAATGGGAGTGGTAAATCAACTCTTATCAAAACGCTTGTTGGATATTTGCCTTTATCAGAGGGAAACTTAGTTTATTCTTTTGATTCCAAGACAGATAAAAAAATAATCCAAAAAGAAGATTGGCAGTCTCATATTTCTTGGGCTGCTCCTTATACTGAATTGATAGAAGAGTTTACACTTTTAGAACAATTAAAATTTCATCAGTCTTTTAAATCTTTTGATATAGAGATAGAAGAAATAATTGAAAAATTAGGTTTTTCTAACACGAAGAGTAAAACAATTCGTTTTTTCTCTTCAGGAATGAAACAAAAACTAAAATTAGCCTTAGCAATCTATTCTGATGCCAAAATAGTGTTTTTAGATGAGCCTACTTCTAACCTTGATAAACAAAATAGTGAGTGGTATTTGCAAGAAATAAATACAGTTTTTGGCAAAAAAACACTTATTATTGCATCAAATCAAGAATCTGAATATTATTTTTGTTCACAAATCATTGATATTCAGAACTTAAAGCCGTAA
- a CDS encoding rhodanese-like domain-containing protein: MNDITPQELKTLKDEGKQIQLLDVREEFEYDEYNLDGKLIPLGELPTRLEELQDWKEKEVIVHCKSGGRSATAKNFLISKGFKNVRNLLQGAEGYKKLS, encoded by the coding sequence ATGAACGATATTACACCACAAGAGCTAAAAACTCTGAAAGACGAAGGAAAACAAATACAGCTTTTAGATGTCAGAGAAGAGTTTGAATATGATGAATATAATCTTGATGGCAAACTTATTCCTTTGGGAGAGCTGCCTACACGTTTAGAAGAATTGCAAGACTGGAAAGAAAAAGAAGTCATTGTACATTGTAAATCTGGAGGACGCAGTGCAACAGCTAAAAACTTCTTGATTTCTAAAGGCTTTAAAAATGTCAGAAATCTTTTACAAGGTGCAGAAGGATATAAGAAATTATCATAA
- a CDS encoding IS5 family transposase, protein MFTTEYLSDALWQYMKKFIPSSYLKRKRKHSLYNLFSDLFYLTRSGSSWRLLPSSYGIPWSSLYDYFSKWQKLGWYKQLLDKLVKRERLAKGRDAKPSLGCVDSQSVQSIYGGEAIGIDGYKLKKGRKRHILVDMQGNLLEIEISPANEADVNQLSYLAYLAQFRGRKFFKILADAGYRSTSLASEIFSQTGVQIEVVNSPRRKDKEDKSFSPQPKRWVVERTFAWLNQNRRLKVDYEKTIQSAKAFIYLAMILNLNK, encoded by the coding sequence ATGTTTACTACTGAATATTTATCTGATGCTCTTTGGCAATATATGAAAAAATTTATACCTTCTTCGTATTTGAAAAGAAAGCGTAAACACAGCTTGTATAATTTATTTTCAGATCTTTTTTATCTGACACGTTCAGGAAGTAGTTGGCGTCTACTCCCTAGCAGTTATGGTATTCCTTGGAGTAGTTTGTATGATTACTTTAGCAAGTGGCAGAAGCTGGGTTGGTATAAGCAATTATTGGACAAACTAGTGAAAAGAGAACGACTCGCAAAAGGTAGAGATGCTAAACCCTCTTTGGGTTGTGTAGATTCTCAAAGTGTACAAAGCATTTATGGAGGTGAGGCAATAGGCATAGATGGTTATAAGCTAAAAAAAGGGCGAAAACGCCATATTCTAGTAGATATGCAAGGAAATTTATTAGAAATAGAGATTAGTCCAGCGAATGAAGCTGACGTAAATCAGCTATCCTATTTGGCTTACTTGGCGCAATTTAGAGGACGAAAGTTTTTTAAAATTCTTGCCGATGCAGGCTATAGAAGCACTAGCTTAGCTAGTGAAATATTTAGTCAAACGGGTGTGCAAATTGAGGTTGTCAATAGCCCAAGAAGAAAAGATAAAGAAGATAAATCGTTCAGTCCTCAGCCCAAAAGATGGGTAGTGGAAAGAACTTTTGCTTGGCTCAATCAAAACCGAAGATTAAAGGTTGATTATGAGAAAACCATACAATCTGCGAAGGCTTTTATTTATTTAGCTATGATTTTGAATCTCAATAAATAA